A stretch of DNA from Spirochaetota bacterium:
TATATTAAATTACTAATATATTAGTATTATTTTGTTTACCATGTAATTATGATATTAGTCAATGAGGTTTTGAATTATGCCAGTCTATGAATTTAAGTGCAATGACTGCAACACAACATTCAGTGAGCTAAGAAAAATGGGTGATACAAAGGCGCCTGAGTGCCCATATTGCCATTCCACAAATACTGAAAAAATATTTTCGGTGTTTGCAAGTGGAAACATAAAAACTTCATGTTCCACAGCCACTGGAGGAGGATGAAGGATTTAATGCTTACCGGTGCGGTAAGCTTTTTTGTTTTAAAGTAAATTCCTTTTTTGAAGACAATTGTATTTTAAACGCTGGCGCTAATTTAAAGAGGCGCCAGCATATTAAACTATATCGCCAATTTATTGGATGCAGAGTATAACCAAAAATTCTTTTTTTATTTGACCACGCATTCATTGTAACATATAATCCTTCCTTATTTTTAGTGTAATAATGTATCAATGACCGACGAAGTGTACACGATTGAGCAATCGTGTACTATGGTTTTTGTGCATAATGTACTTTGCAAAAAGCTTTTTTTTCAACAACTTCAATAATAACTATGCTCTCCCTGCTTAAGGTGAGGGCCTGAGGGTGAGTTTAAAAATGAAATTCTATTTTTGTGGGGTAACTTTATGAAGCGATTCTTTTCCATATTTTTTATAATACTCATAACAACAACGCTGTGCAACGCAAAAGCAGACTATCGACAGAAAATGCGTGAGCTTGTCATTGCAATAAGCAAAGAAGCAAAAAAACACAACCCAGCATTTTACGTGATTGGACAAAACGCCTTGGAGCTAGTTACAATAAATGGAAAACCTAAAGGTAAAGTAGCTATAGACTATATCAATGCATTAGATGGAACTGGAATTGAAGAGCTTTTTTATGGATATGAAAATAAAGATGGAGTAAAAACACCTGAAAAAATCACACAGTATTTTTTATCATATTTGAAAATATTTTCACAGTATAAAAAGCCAGTACTGGTTATTGATTATCCTACAACATTTGAAAAGGCACGTGATTCATACCAAAGGTCATCCAATAAAGGTTTTATATCATT
This window harbors:
- a CDS encoding zinc ribbon domain-containing protein — its product is MPVYEFKCNDCNTTFSELRKMGDTKAPECPYCHSTNTEKIFSVFASGNIKTSCSTATGGG